Genomic window (Kosakonia sp. BYX6):
CTTGGTCTGGTTGCCGTTTTGCAACAGAGTTTGCTCATCGGCTGCAAAGTATACGCGTGTGCGCCCATGCAGGGATTCGGTGGATTCCGTAAACCCTTTATCATCGAGTGAATAGAGTGTAGACAGTACCAGCAGAAAGCGATTAACGGCTTTTTTCTGCTCGGCGTATTCATCAGATAGTAGAAGTTCGCGAACGGCGCGGACTTTATCTTTAGCGGTGTTTGCCGGTTTTACCCCTTCAACGGTACTGGTTGTACGCGTTTCTTTTACCGGCGCGAGGTTCGTGGCGGGCTGTGACTGTGGCACGGCGGAAAATTTTAACATGCGCCGTAAAATGTCGGATGCGCTCTCGCCAATGTGCTTTGTGTGACTGGCAATGTAGCTGTAGAGCTCATCATCAACTTCGATCGTTTTCATCTTAATCCAGTGTTATATAAAATCTGAATACAAGTGTTGGGATTATAAAGTGAAATCTCAACAGCGGATAGCGTCAAACCAGGATGGCGGCAAAACTCAGAGTAATTCTTAACCTTGCAGCCGGGCGGCAGAATGTTCACCATAATAACCTAACCCGATAGAGTGAAAAAAAGAACTTTGCCATGAAATTGAACACGCGCGCGCAAACTGCACAACATCCGCACAACAATTCCCCGGTCGTCCTTGTACATGGCCTGTTTGGTAGCCTCGACAACCTCGGTGTGCTCGCCCGCGACCTGGTTCAGGACCACGATGTGTTGCAAGTGGATATGCGCAACCACGGTTTATCACCCCGCTCGCCGGAGATGAATTACCCGGCGATGGCGCAGGATTTACTGGATACCCTGGATGCCAACCAGATCGATAAAGCCACCTTTATTGGTCACTCAATGGGCGGTAAAGCAGTGATGGCATTGAGCGCGCTGGCACCCGAACGTATCAATCAATTAGTGGCGATCGATATTGCGCCGGTGGATTATAAGGTTCGCCGCCACGATGAGATTTTTGCTGCGGTGAATGCCGTGAGCGAGGCGCAGGCCACCACGCGCCAGCAGGCCGCCGCGCTGATGCGTGATCATGTAAATGAAGAAGGCGTGATTCAGTTTCTACTGAAATCCTTTGTCGAAGGCGAATGGCGCTTCAATGTGCCGGTGCTGTGGGATCAATATCCTCATATTGTTGGCTGGGAAACGGTGCCCGCGTGGGATAAACCCGCCCTTTTCGTTCGCGGCGGCAACTCGCCGTATGTCACCGAAGCGTACCGCGATGCGCTGCTGGCGCAATTCCCGCAGGCGCGGGCGCACGTGATTGCCGGTGCCGGGCACTGGGTGCATGCGGAAAAACCGGAGGCGGTGATGCGGGCGATTCGCCGGTATCTCACTGAAAAGGCAAACTGATTAAAAAGGCGGCGACCGGTCGTTTCATCGCGTCCGGTCGTTGGCGCACTCGTTATGCTGATGTATGATGGCGCGCTATTCAGCCCGGGCAGCAGCCCGATTGCTTGTTTCTCCCGTAGTATGCTTAGACCATGGCTAAAGAACAAACGGACCGTACGACACTAGATCTGTTCGCGAATGAGCGTCGCCCGGGACGACCGAAGACAAACCCGCTCGCGCGCGATGAACAGTTGCGCATCAACAAACGCAATCAGCTAAAACGCGATAAGGTTCGTGGGCTTAAACGCGTCGAACTCAAACTGAACGTGGACGCTGTGGACGCCTTAAACGAGCTGGCAGACGCGCGCGAGATGAGCCGCAGCGAGCTTATCGAAGAGATGCTTTTGGCACAGTTGAAAGCATTGCGCGGATAGCGAATCCTCCGAATCATCGTTTTATCAACACTTTCATGTGGCATACAGTGCAGTCCGTGGCGATAGCAGTTTCCGCGTGCTTCTCTGTTCTGCTATGATTGCCCTTATCTGTGGGCTTAGCGCCCCCCCTATACTCATTAAGATTCAAGAGGTTATTTTACTCATGGCAATTACAGGCATTTTCTTCGGCAGCGACACAGGCAACACCGAAAATATCGCGAAAATGATTCAGAGTCAGCTCGGTAAAGACGTTGCCGATGTCCATGACATTGCCAAGAGCAGCAAAGAAGATATCGAAGGGTATGACATTCTGTTGCTCGGCATTCCGACCTGGTATTACGGCGAAGCGCAATGTGATTGGGATGACTTCTTCCCGACGCTGGAAGAGATTGATTTCAATGGTAAATTAGTTGCGCTGTTCGGCTGTGGCGACCAGGAAGATTATGCAGAATATTTCTGTGATGCGCTGGGCACTATTCGCGACATTATTGAACCGCGCGGCGCGACCATTGTGGGCCACTGGCCTACCGCGGGTTACCACTTCGAAGCGTCGAAAGGCCTGGCGGATGATGACCACTTTGTAGGTCTGGCGATTGACGAAGATCGTCAACCGGAACTGACCGCAGAACGCGTTCAGAAATGGGTGAAGCAGGTTTCAGAAGAACTGCACCTGAACGACATCCTTAATGCCTGATATCTTCGGCGCAATCTGTGGGTTGCGCCGTATCAATAGATAAAAGCAATGGAAATAATTGCTACAATTTTTTAACTTTTTTCTCCATCGCTGTACAATGAGCCCTGCTAAACTCGGTGCGGCTGACCAGGAGTTTGTCGGCGACACCACGTTTTATAAGCTTACTTTACTTGAGGGCTTGCAGTTTTCATTTATACATGGCAGTTCTATAATGATACGCATTATCCCAGGTGCATTCCTTATTACTTCCGCGAAGGAAGTGAATCGTATAGCAACAGGACAGATTCCGCATGACTGACAACAATACCGCATTAAAGAAGGCCGGCCTGAAAGTCACGCTTCCTCGGTTAAAAATCCTGGAAGTGCTTCAGGAGCCGGATAACCATCATGTCAGTGCGGAAGATCTATATAAACGTCTGATCGACATGGGCGAAGAGATTGGGCTGGCAACGGTTTATCGTGTTCTGAACCAGTTTGATGACGCCGGGATTGTGACCCGTCATAACTTTGAAGGCGGCAAGTCCGTTTTTGAACTGACTCAGCAGCATCACCACGATCACCTTATTTGCCTCGATTGCGGAAAAGTCATTGAATTCAGTGATGATTCCATCGAAGCACGTCAACGCGAAATTGCCACCAAACACGGCATTCGCCTGACTAACCACAGTCTGTACCTGTATGGCCATTGTGCCGAAGGTGACTGTCGCGAAGATGAACACGCGCACGACGCAAAATAATCTTTTTTGATAGGCAAAAGCCAACCGTCAGGTTGGCTTTTTTTTGTCTGCAAATAAAAAGCCCGGCACATTTGAATCGCCGGGCATGAGCAGAAAAATTACGCTTTTACGCCATCGACATGGCTGAAGCGCTTGCCGTCCGGGCTGGCGGTACGAACCTGCACTTCCCCGCTCACCTGCGGACGTGCTTTATCGTCGTAGCGCTGCCAGGTTTTCCCGTTGTCAGTTGAATACTCAACCACCATTCCCGGGAAGCTGGTGTTCACTTCAAGCCTTCCGCTGGCAATGCGCGCGCCCGGTACTGGTAAACGATAATGAATGCCCGCTTTATCCAGTTTCGCCAGTTCGCGGTGACCTAACAGGTTTGCAAAACGCTGCCAGTCGCTGTCGAGCGCTTTCACATCCACCCGATGTGTTTCGCCGCCTTTGTATTCACGACCCGCTTGATATTGCTGTTCCCAGCTTGCGCGATGCCATGCACGTTCGGCGACAGAAACCAGACGCGGATAGATCATGTACTCCATCTGAGAGTCGGTGCGTACGACTTCGCTCCATAACTGCGAGGAAAGACCATAAGCGCCCGGCCACGGTTTATCGGATTTCGCACTAAACACGTTGCCATCACGATCAACAGAGGTTTCTGCGTTCTGCGGCATGTTGTCCGGCGCGAAACTAAAGATTTTACGCTCATCGCTAAAGCGCGTGCCCCAGTAATAGCCGCTTTCCGCCGGGTGAACTTCGTTCGGGAAGTCGAGATAAACGTAGTCCGGGTTGGAGACCACCACGCGGAACCCTTTGTTCGCCCAGTCATTGACCGAATCGAAACCGCCCCAGTAAAGGGCATCCCAGAAGTTCACGTTGATATGATCGGTGGCAAATATTGACGCGTCTTTGGCATCTTTCAAGCCGTCCTGCCACGCTTGCATCACGTCAATGCCGTGGGCTTTCACCAGCTTGCTGACCTCAACGCCAAAATAGCTGGAAAGATGCTCAACATCAGTCACCTTCCCTTCTTTGATCATCACCTGGCAGGCCTGGGATTTCGCCCACGGCTTATCCTGATTGCTCTGATCGATGATGCCTTTGCCCGCTTCCGGTTTTTTCTGATCGGTGTAGCCGGTGCCCAGATAGATGTTTTTCGCTTCATCACCACCAAAATGCCATGTTTTCAGCGGTAAACCGGCTTCTTTATGCATCTGCTGAATTTCGCCAATCACTTTATCAACAAAGTTGCGTGACGAATCGAGGCACGGGTTCAGATAGCCGGTACGGTCATAGAACTGTACACCAGCGGTGTTGGAGGTATCGGTCGGATCAAGCAGGCGGTATTGATTCGCCTCTTTCTCTTTGCCCTCTTTCACCAGGCGGTCGTAACGCGCTTCCATCGACATCACCGCGGCACGCGCATGCGCAGGCATATCGATTTCCGGGATCACTTCAATCTGTCGCGCTTTGGCATATTTCAGGATCTCAATGTAATCAGCCCGGCTGAAGAAGCCGCTGCCATTGTTATTGCTATCTGGCCCGGATCCCAATTGTGGCAACAGGCAGGTTTTCTCACTCAGGTCGTGGCAGCGTTTACTGCCGATGTCGGTCAGTTCCGGCAGGCCTGGGATTTCGATACGCCAGCCTTCGTCATCCGTAAGATGGAAGTGGAATTTGTTCAGCTTGTACGCCGCCATTTGATCCAGCAGGCGCAACACTGAGGCTTTAGTGTGGAAGTTACGTCCGACATCAAGATGAATGCCGCGATACTCGAAACGCGGCGCATCTTTCGCCTCCAGCGCGGCGATCGTCATCGGCCCTTCGGTTGGGATTAGAGACAGGATCGATTGCAGGCCGTAGAACACGCCCGCCTGATCGTAACCCGTGATAACTGCCTCCTTGTTACCGATACGCAATTGGTACGCGCCTTCTACCGCCTCATCACCCGTAAAGGCGTTGCTGGAAATCTCGGTGTGCAGCGGGTAATTACCCTCTTTCACACCGAGCAGTGCGAAGCGCGCTTTGATGGCGTTTTGGGCATCGCCGTTCAACGCGGAGAGATCCAGTTTCACGCCCTTACTCAGGTCAACGTCCTGACCGTGGACTTTTACCTCCAGCGGCGTCGGCACGATTTGCCCGCGCAGCGAGTTTACGTTCAGCGTTTTCACATCGCTATTTTTCTCGAAGCGCGCTTCGGCGGTCATCAGGATGTTTTTATCATCCGGGGTACGCTTCCACTGGTCGCCGAGTGGTGTGACAAACTGGGATAAATCTTCGGTATCGGTATTGGCAATGACTTTCGGCGTCGCTTTGTCGGCGGTGACGTACCAGCGCGGCAGCACATCAGTAATAAACAGTTGCCAGTACTCATTCACAATCGGGATTTCAACGGACTGTTTCGTCGGAAAACCGGTAAATTTGTCCGTTGGCTCCAGTTTGTGCAGATCGCCCATGATGTGCGTGACTTTAAACTGATCATTCGCCACTTCAAGAATCGGGCGGATGCTGTGGAAATAGATCGCCCAGTCTTTATCGGTCACCGCCTCGCCATTGTTGGTCAGCTTCACCACTGCTTTGTTACAGGATGCCCAATCGGCGCCGAGTTTTGCGCAATCCACACCGTTTTGCGCGGCGAAATTATCTTTCACTGAATAGTTAAGATGAAACTGGCTGATGGCATCAACGGTGCTTTGGTTCGCCAGCGCAGCGGTGCTGCCGAGCATGGCCATCACCGCACTGGCCAACATGCTGAGTCGTACTGTTTTCATGACAGAGTTCCTGAAAGTTGCCGGGAACTCCCGGCAACACACTGATTAAATAGGATTAGAAGAGAGTAAACGGTGCGATAACCATAAATTTCACGTCGCGCTCATCCTGGAAGATGTTGCCGTAGCCACCGCCGTAGCTCGGGATGTCGGAATGGTTGTCGTACTGAGTGAAGTGCAGTTTGAACATCGTGCCTTTCGCGCGACCATCCTGGATGGTGTACATCGCATCCAGGCTGTAAGAGGATTCTTTGAGGCGGTAATTCGGGTCGTAATAAGCATCCGGTGTTGCCATATCCGCCGGTTTCGCATCCCAGGCATAGGCATAAGAGGCACCGACCGTCCAGCCAGGCAGGTTCCAGTTTTTCAGATCGTACATCGCACCGAAGAACAGCGCTTTTTCACCGTCGGCGTTGAAGTCTGAACGGTTATCCCACCAGATATCCAGGCGACCATTGGAAGATGCGTAAGTTGGCGTCATACGTTGCAAGAAAAAGCCCTGCTGGCCGTCCGCTTTCACCCATGTGCCTTCGAGGCGGAGATCAACCTGACCGACTTTGTAACCGAAGGTCAGCGCTTGCAACCAGGCCGTACCGTCGTAGATATCATTCACGCCGCCATCGCTGACTTTGTCGCGGGTACCATAGAACTGATAGCTGGTGCTCAGCGGGCTGCCTGCAACATCAAATTTGTAACTGGCTTTCGCAAAGTACTGATCAACATAACCTTCTGCCTGACCGAAAGCCGCTTCGAGAATCAAATCGTTTTTGAAGTCATACTTCGCGCCCAGCGAGTGCAAATAGTCGACTTTGGTCTTTCTATCGTTTTGATAGAACTTGTCCATTTCGATATGCCACGGCGATTTGTATTCGTTGGTCCACATGTAGGAGAAGCTCAGCGCACCCGCATCGCCGTAATCATAATTCGCCCCGGCTTCCGCGCCCTGATACGTGCCCGGCATAAAACTCCAGTGCGGCGCTAACAATGTTTGACCGGTTGGTTGGATATAACCGGCGCGCGCCCAAACCGGGCCATATTTAAATTTCGCCGCCGCTTTATACAAGCTGACACCGCTTTTATCCCCCGACCAGTCTTCTTTGTAAGCTTTATTGCTGGAGGAGAAAGCAATTTCATTTGGATGCCCGCTATCGCCATTTTCTGCCATTTCGATAGCGGTGAAAGCGGCAATATCCAGCCCAAACATATCCGCAGCATAGCCGGACTGGAAATCCAGATTCGCGTTCCAGGTTGAATGTGCCAGGTTGGTTTTATATTTATTTTCCAGAATATCTTTGCGGTCACGTTCACGCTGCCAGTAATAAATACCGCCTGTAAGCGTGGAATCATCGATAAAACCCGCAGCATGAGCCTGCCCAGATACAGTCCATCCTGACATTGCTGTAACACCGGCGATTGCCAATGCCAGCGCACTCCGCTTGCCATAAAACGTAAGCATGTGTGATTCCTTCTAGATGTAGAAAAAATTCGCCGCAGGCGGCGATAAAAAAACACCAATATTTAGAGAGTTGCGGACAACCCCGAACGCGCTTTCGTTTTTAAGATTATTTTTCGCGACGCGAATTATCAATGCATTTCATGAGTAAAATGCGGGTTTATGACAGAGTGCACATTATTCGCAAGGTCTGGCGTTTTGTTACATACACCAGATAAATAAATAATATTGGTGTTATTAGGCAGAATTTAATATCACATGATAACGATTACATTCTTATTTATACCAATTTCATTCTTACTAATCATTTTAAGAGGGAATAAAAAATATCAAGGAGGAGATATATTAATTCGCGTCGCGAATATTTAAGAAATGTAACAGCTTATTGGATAAGCAAAAAAAACGCCGCAAAGTTGCGGCGTTTAGAAGGAATAGCTTGTGATTGACGTACTTAGTCGCCGATTTTCGCCCAGGTATCACGCAGGCCAACCGTACGGTTGAACACAGCTTTGGAAGCGGTTGCATAACGGCTGTCCAGGCAGAAGTAACCTTCACGCTCAAACTGATACGCTTTGCCCGCTTCGGCGTCTTTCAGCGACGGTTCGGCGAAGCCCTGTTTGACAACTAGCGATTCCGGGTTAATGGTTGCGAGGAAATCCTCCGCCGCGCCCGGATTCGGAATGCTGAACAGGCGATCATACAGACGGATTTCAACCGGCATTGCATGCTGCGCGCTAACCCAGTGAATCACGCCTTTCACTTTGCGGCCATCAGCCGGATCTTTGCTCAAGGTTTCCGCGTCGTACGAACAGAAAATGGTGGTGATATTGCCTTCGGCGTCTTTCTCCACATGTTCGGCTTTGATGACGTATGCATTACGCAGACGAACTTCTTTGCCCAGCACCAGACGTTTGTACTGCTTGTTCGCTTCTTCACGGAAATCTGCGCGATCGATCCAAATTTCACCGCTAAACGGCACTTCACGGGTGCCCATTTCGGGTTTGTTCGGATGGTTCGGCATGGTAACGATTTCGCTGCTGCCCTGCGGGTAGTTTTCGATAACCAGTTTCACCGGATCGATAACCGCCATTGCGCGCGGCGCGTTTTCGTTCAGATCTTCGCGAATGCAAGACTCCAGCGACGCCATTTCAATGGTGTTGTCCTGCTTAGTCACGCCGATGCGCTTGCAGAACTCACGAATGGAACCGGCGGTATAACCACGACGGCGCAGGCCAGAGATGGTCGGCATACGCGGGTCATCCCAGCCTTCAACGTGCTTATCGGTCACCAGCAGGTTCAGCTTGCGTTTGGACATCACGGTGTATTCGAGATTCAGACGTGAAAATTCGTACTGGCGCGGGTGAACCGGGATCGTGATGTTATCCAGCACCCAGTCGTAAAGACGGCGGTTGTCCTGGAATTCCAGCGTACACAGAGAGTGCGTAATGCCTTCCAGCGCATCGCTGATGCAGTGGGTGAAGTCATACATCGGGTAGATGCACCACTTGTTGCCGGTCTGATGGTGCTCGGCAAATTTAATACGGTACAGCACCGGATCGCGCATCACGATAAACGGTGAAGCCATATCGATTTTTGCACGCAGGCACGCTTTACCTTCTTCGAAACCGCCAGCGCGCATTTTTTCAAACTGCGCCAGGTTCTCTTCCACGCTGCGATCGCGATACGGGCTGTTTTTACCCGGCTGAGTCAGCGTGCCGCGGTATTCGCGAATTTCATCCGCAGAAAGTTCGTCAACATAGGCCAGGCCTTTGTTAATCAGCTCAATGGCGTACTGATGCAGTTGATCGAAATAATCAGAGGAGTAGCAGATGTCGCCAGACCAGTTGAAGCCCAACCATTGCACGTCGTTTTTAATGGATTCAACGTATTCGATATCTTCTTTCACCGGGTTGGTGTCATCGAAACGCAGGTTGCACTGGCCCTGGTAATCTTGCGCGATGCCGAAGTTCAGGCAGATGGATTTCGCGTGGCCAATGTGCAAATAGCCATTCGGCTCCGGTGGAAAACGGGTATGGACGGTGGTGTGTTTACCACTGGCCAGATCTTCATCAATGATCTGGCGGATAAAGTTAGTCGGGCGGGCTTCAGCCTCACTCATCACAGGTTCCTCAAGGCGTAACAACGTATAACGGCATATGATCTAATAACAGGACGCAGGAAACAACCTTTACTTATACAAATCAGTGATGCTCCCTGGAAAGGTATTCGGCCGCGGCTTGTACTTGTGGGCAGCGCAAAATCTGCGTGGCAGGCTTGAGGATAACAGGGCTATTGATCTCATCACCTTCTCCACTTTGCGGTACATAACCCGGCGCTTCAATGCACCAACCCCACGAGTAGAAATTGGTTCCATGCATAAAGAAGATAATCTTCTCCCACTGGGATTTTTTCTTTACCTCAATATGCCCCCGGGAATCAGCGCGAAACTGCTCCGGCGGGGGGTAATACCCTGGCGGTGAACGCCTGGTATTCAGCCACATCATCGCGGTCGAGATTGGTTCTCCGGCCAGATTAAGGACATCAACGCCATAATGCGGACGAATTGTTGCATAACGCGGTATACAGCCACTCAACGCCAGCGTTATTAAGAGAAAACAAATTATCCCTTTCATTAGCTACCTCTGTAACAAAGCGGCATGAGTATGGCACTGATTAAATGCAGGGTAAAAAAAACGGCGGAGGAAATCCCCCGCCGCTTAAGGCTACTGTGCCGACTCAGGAGCAATTAGCCTTTAATGTCGTACAGCGGTGTCTGGCCTGCAACAACCTGACCCTGCGCCTTGATCACCAGGCCGCTAAAGTCGTCGATATTGCTGACCACCACCGGGCTAATCATCGAACGGGCATTGGCGTTGAGGTACTCCAGATCCATTTCGAGGACCGGCTGACCCGCGACCACTTCTGCGCCTTCTTCCACCAGACGCGTAAAGCCCTGTCCGCCTAGCGCGACGGTATCAATGCCCATATGAACAACGATTTCCGCGCCTTTTTCGGTTTCCAGACAGAAAGCATGGTTGGTGTTGAAGATTTTGACGATGGTGCCTGCTGCCGGGGAAACCACGACTTTCTCCGTCGGTTTCACCGCCACACCGTCACCTACCGCTTTGCTGGCAAATGCCTCATCCGGCACGTCATCCAGCGCAACGACTTCACCTGTCACCGGCGATACCAACTCAGCGATCACTGCCGCGTTCGGTACCGCCTGAGGCTTTACCGCAGCTGCCGGTGCGGCGGCTGGTGCCGCGCTGGCCGCAGCCGGAACATCACCGGCAGTTTTCATCGCATTAGCAATTTTCTCTGCCACAAAGCCGACGATAATCTGCACGCTGGTTTTGTTCAGGCGAATAACCCCCGTCGCGCCAAGGCGCTTCGCCAGCGCTTCATTGACCAGCGAAGAGTCGTTGACGTTCAGACGCAGACGTGTGATGCAAGCATCAATACCGGTCAGGTTAGCGGAACCGCCAACAGCAGCGATGTACTGACGCGCCAGACCGCTGACATCTTGTTCCGAAGACCCACTGAGGTTCACGTCCTGACCATCGGATTCATCACCCGCAACGGCAAGTTCACGGCCCGGCGTCATCATATTGAATTTGACGATGGCGAAACGGAACACCACATAATAGATGACGAAGAACACCAGACCCTGCGGGATAAGCATCCACCACTGGGTCGCCAGCGGGTTACGCGAAGAGAGCACCATATCCACCAGGCCCGCACTAAAGCCGAAACCGGCAATCCAGTGCATGCTCGCCGCGATAAAGACAGAGATACCGGTCAGTACCGCGTGGATCACATACAGCACTGGCGCTACGAACATAAAGGAGAACTCCAGCGGTTCGGTGATCCCCGTAAAGAAGGCAGCGAAGGCGCCAGCCATCATGATACCCAGCACTTTGGCTTTATTTTCCGGACGGGCGCACTGGTAAATCGCCAGCGCCGCCCCCGGCAGACCAAACATCATGATCGGGAAGAAACCTGCCTGATAACGACCGGTGATACCTACTACCGCTTTACCGGCTTCAATAGATTGCGCGCCGCCCAGGAAGTTAGGGATATCGTTAATGCCCGCTACATCGAACCAGAACACGGAGTTCAGCGCATGGTGCAGACCGACCGGGATCAGCAGACGGTTAAAGAAGGCATATACGCCCGCGCCGATTGAGCCCATTTTCTGGATGTATTCACCAAAACCAACCAGGCCGCTGAACACTACCGGCCAGATAAACATCATGATGAAAGCCACCACGATCATCACAAACGAAGTGAGGATCGGCACCAGACGGCGACCGCTAAAGAAGGAGAGCGCTTTCGGCAGCTCAACATTGCTGAAACGGTTATAAAGCTCTGCAGCGATAATCCCCACCAGAATACCGACGAACTGGTTTTTGATTTTACCGAAAGCAGCTGGCACCTGATCCGCAGGGATTTTTTGAATCATGGCAACGGCGGCAGGTGAGCAGAGCGTGGTTAATACGAGGAAGCCAACGAAGCCTGCCAGCGCGGCGGCACCGTCTTTGTCTTTGGACATACCGTAAGCGACACCCACCGCGAACAGCACACCCATGTTATCGATAATGGCGGAGCCAGACTGAATGAAGAACGCTGCCAACGCGTTTTCACCACCCCAACCAACCGGGTCAATCCAATACCCGACCCCCATGAGAATTGCCGCTGCGGGCAAGGTGGCGACAGGCACCATCAGCGCACGGCCGATTTTTTGCAAATAACCTAGAATACTCACTTTTATTCCCCCTATGAACCGGACTAAGGCTCACTGAAACAGTCGTTTTTTATTGTGTAACTAACCCTGAACGCACGGTTATTTTTTCACTACCTGACAGAGTGT
Coding sequences:
- the nagE gene encoding N-acetylglucosamine-specific PTS transporter subunit IIBC; amino-acid sequence: MSILGYLQKIGRALMVPVATLPAAAILMGVGYWIDPVGWGGENALAAFFIQSGSAIIDNMGVLFAVGVAYGMSKDKDGAAALAGFVGFLVLTTLCSPAAVAMIQKIPADQVPAAFGKIKNQFVGILVGIIAAELYNRFSNVELPKALSFFSGRRLVPILTSFVMIVVAFIMMFIWPVVFSGLVGFGEYIQKMGSIGAGVYAFFNRLLIPVGLHHALNSVFWFDVAGINDIPNFLGGAQSIEAGKAVVGITGRYQAGFFPIMMFGLPGAALAIYQCARPENKAKVLGIMMAGAFAAFFTGITEPLEFSFMFVAPVLYVIHAVLTGISVFIAASMHWIAGFGFSAGLVDMVLSSRNPLATQWWMLIPQGLVFFVIYYVVFRFAIVKFNMMTPGRELAVAGDESDGQDVNLSGSSEQDVSGLARQYIAAVGGSANLTGIDACITRLRLNVNDSSLVNEALAKRLGATGVIRLNKTSVQIIVGFVAEKIANAMKTAGDVPAAASAAPAAAPAAAVKPQAVPNAAVIAELVSPVTGEVVALDDVPDEAFASKAVGDGVAVKPTEKVVVSPAAGTIVKIFNTNHAFCLETEKGAEIVVHMGIDTVALGGQGFTRLVEEGAEVVAGQPVLEMDLEYLNANARSMISPVVVSNIDDFSGLVIKAQGQVVAGQTPLYDIKG